In Streptomyces sp. NBC_01717, one DNA window encodes the following:
- a CDS encoding SDR family oxidoreductase: protein MSGRRSLEGQVVVVTGAARGVGELLARKLSARGAKLALVGLEPDELKKVSERLHSESAHWYADVTDHVAMAQVAQEVKERFGKVDVVVANAGVASGGPFVDSDPESWRRVIEVNLIGGAVTGRAFLPALMESRGYFLQIASLAAITPAPMMTAYCASKSGVEAFAHSLRAEVGYRGVKVGVGYLSWTDTDMVRGADEDDVMRELRQRLPWPANRTYPLGPAIDRIVAGIERRSAHVYAQWWLRGMQSVRGYLPAVIGVVGQREMKRFGPRLEGVGKGLVGAGGAADESARGVGGAGGARGSGTQRD from the coding sequence ATGAGCGGCAGGCGCAGTCTCGAAGGACAGGTCGTGGTCGTCACCGGCGCGGCGCGCGGCGTGGGCGAGCTGCTGGCCCGCAAGCTCTCGGCCCGCGGTGCGAAGCTGGCGCTGGTCGGCCTGGAGCCGGACGAGCTGAAGAAGGTCTCCGAGCGGCTGCACTCGGAGAGCGCCCACTGGTATGCGGACGTCACCGACCATGTGGCGATGGCGCAGGTCGCGCAGGAGGTGAAGGAGCGGTTCGGCAAGGTCGATGTCGTCGTCGCCAATGCGGGGGTCGCCTCGGGCGGGCCGTTCGTCGACTCCGACCCGGAGTCGTGGCGGCGGGTCATCGAGGTCAATCTGATCGGCGGCGCGGTGACCGGGCGGGCGTTCCTGCCCGCACTGATGGAGAGCCGCGGCTATTTCCTGCAGATCGCGTCGCTCGCCGCGATCACTCCGGCGCCGATGATGACCGCGTACTGCGCGTCGAAGTCGGGTGTGGAGGCGTTCGCACACAGCCTGCGGGCGGAGGTCGGGTACCGGGGGGTGAAGGTCGGCGTCGGTTATCTGTCCTGGACGGACACCGACATGGTGCGGGGCGCCGATGAGGACGACGTCATGCGGGAGTTGCGGCAGCGGCTGCCGTGGCCGGCGAATCGTACGTATCCGCTGGGCCCGGCGATCGACCGGATCGTGGCCGGCATCGAACGGCGTTCCGCGCATGTGTACGCGCAGTGGTGGCTGCGGGGCATGCAGTCGGTGCGGGGCTACCTGCCGGCGGTCATCGGGGTGGTCGGGCAGCGTGAGATGAAGCGGTTCGGGCCGCGGCTGGAGGGCGTGGGCAAGGGGCTCGTGGGCGCCGGGGGTGCGGCGGACGAGAGTGCGCGGGGCGTGGGGGGAGCGGGGGGTGCGCGGGGTTCGGGCACTCAGCGTGACTGA
- the cbiQ gene encoding cobalt ECF transporter T component CbiQ, with the protein MGAGHAHKLYRHGHSPVHDLPPHCKLAAVFCFVVVVVSTPREAVWAFALYAALIAAVAVLARIPAGFLLKRLLIEVPFVAFALLMPFVVPGEQTELLGVPVSVPGLWGAWNVLAKGTLGVAASVLLASTTELRSLLLGLQRLKLPPLLVQIASFMIRYGDVVTDEMRRMSIARRSRGFEARGLRQWGVLAASAGALFIRSYERGERVHLAMVSRGYTGSMPVIDEVSASRAQWAYASALPVLALVVCLLGWTL; encoded by the coding sequence ATGGGCGCCGGGCACGCCCACAAGCTCTACCGCCACGGGCACTCGCCGGTCCATGATCTGCCGCCGCACTGCAAGCTGGCCGCCGTCTTCTGCTTCGTGGTGGTCGTCGTCTCGACGCCGCGCGAGGCGGTCTGGGCGTTCGCGCTGTACGCGGCGCTGATCGCCGCGGTCGCCGTGCTCGCCCGGATCCCGGCCGGGTTCCTCCTCAAGCGGCTGCTCATCGAGGTGCCGTTCGTCGCGTTCGCGCTGCTGATGCCGTTCGTGGTGCCGGGCGAGCAGACCGAACTCCTCGGTGTCCCGGTCAGCGTCCCCGGCCTCTGGGGCGCCTGGAACGTGCTGGCCAAGGGCACCCTGGGCGTCGCCGCCTCGGTGCTGCTGGCCTCCACCACCGAGCTGCGCTCCCTGCTGCTCGGCCTCCAGCGGCTCAAGCTGCCGCCGCTGCTCGTCCAGATCGCCTCGTTCATGATCCGGTACGGGGACGTGGTCACCGACGAGATGCGGCGCATGTCGATCGCCCGCCGTTCCCGGGGCTTCGAGGCGCGCGGCCTGCGGCAGTGGGGGGTTCTCGCCGCATCGGCGGGTGCCCTCTTCATCCGCTCCTACGAACGCGGCGAACGGGTCCATCTCGCCATGGTCAGTCGCGGCTACACCGGCTCGATGCCGGTCATCGACGAAGTGTCGGCGTCCCGTGCCCAGTGGGCGTACGCCTCGGCACTCCCCGTCCTCGCCCTCGTCGTCTGTCTGCTGGGATGGACCCTATGA
- a CDS encoding S41 family peptidase, producing MSDDVAYLRFPHLHEDLLCFAAEDDLWVAPLVPEGHRPGRAWRVTVDRTRVSHPRFSPDGTRIAYTTWRSLDPEIHLAPVEGGPARRITYWGATDARVRGWTPDPGEQSHILAVSSHAQPFSYFSWAFSVPTDGSPGGKLPWGPVADIAVADIDGERRTLLLTGTPPHEPAAWKRYRGGAMGRLWLHGVRLLPDLDGHLDAPMFVGGRIAFLSDHEGVGNLYSCLHDGSDLRRHTDHDAFYARHASSDGRRVVYQCAGEVWLVDDLSPDAVPRKLEVRLGGPRAGRRPYQVPAASHVDSLSVDETGRASAVAVRGSLYWLTHRDGPARTISDTPGVRIRQPEMLGSMGQVAYVTDADGVDAIEIAYLPRASGPREPRRLASGQIGRVQELTSDPDGERLAIATNDGRLLLLETAEESTGEPTELIRSINGPVRDLAFSPDGAWLTWSHPGIGRSLRQIKLARIMGPGAPVIVDVTNGRFEDENPVFTGDGRYLAFLSWRGFDPVYDVHTGDLSFPLGCRPYLVPLSSATPSPFALSPEGRPAAGGLDPVDAPEATPVEGATVTVEFEGLENRVTPFPVTASKYSALHPVSGGGLVWLRWPISGALGETFVNPADTSGRPTLEHFNITKARKTELVGHLDWFAVSGDATRLVVMDDGELRAVPATEAGDSDSTVYLDLRRILHDVDPPAEWRQAYGEAGRIIRAYFWEPDMCGIDWEGVLDQYRPLVERVATPDEFADLLREVLGELGTSHAYVAPARRNEGPPHYQRPIGLLGANLVCRDGAWVVRRILPGDSSDSKARSPLAGTGIREGAILTHVDGRPVDPVAGPYPLLSAAGGTTVELTFQPAEGEGPARRVAIVPLIDERPLRYQDWVAKRREVVRELSGGKCGYLHIPDMGGSGWAQFNRDLRLEVSRPALIVDVRGNAGGHISELVVEKLTRTILGWDLTRNAQPVSYASNAPRGPVVALADEATSSDGDMITAAFRLLELGPVVGQRTWGGVVGMTGRHRLIDGTVITVPMNAAWFDEYGWSVENRGVEPDLEALRTPLDWAEGRHAVLDDAVQVALDLLKTQPAATPPTYETVPDRARPPLPPR from the coding sequence GTGAGTGACGACGTCGCGTATCTCCGTTTCCCGCACCTCCACGAGGACCTGCTCTGCTTCGCGGCCGAGGACGACCTCTGGGTCGCTCCCCTCGTCCCCGAGGGGCACCGGCCCGGCCGGGCCTGGCGGGTGACCGTCGACCGGACCCGGGTCAGCCACCCTCGCTTCTCCCCCGACGGAACCCGTATCGCCTACACGACCTGGCGCAGCCTCGACCCCGAGATCCATCTCGCCCCGGTCGAGGGCGGGCCGGCCCGCCGGATCACCTACTGGGGGGCCACCGACGCCCGGGTCCGCGGCTGGACGCCCGATCCGGGCGAGCAGTCCCACATCCTCGCCGTGTCCTCGCACGCCCAGCCGTTCTCGTACTTCTCCTGGGCCTTCAGCGTCCCCACGGACGGCTCCCCCGGCGGGAAGCTCCCCTGGGGCCCGGTCGCCGACATCGCGGTCGCGGACATCGACGGCGAGCGGCGCACGCTGCTCCTCACCGGCACGCCGCCGCACGAACCGGCCGCCTGGAAGCGGTACCGGGGCGGGGCGATGGGACGACTGTGGCTGCACGGCGTGCGGCTGCTGCCCGATCTCGACGGCCATCTGGACGCACCGATGTTCGTCGGCGGACGAATCGCGTTCCTCTCCGACCACGAGGGCGTCGGCAACCTCTACTCCTGTCTGCACGACGGCAGCGATCTTCGCCGTCACACCGACCACGACGCGTTCTACGCCCGGCACGCGTCCAGCGACGGGCGCCGGGTCGTCTACCAGTGCGCGGGCGAAGTGTGGCTGGTCGACGACCTGTCGCCGGACGCGGTGCCGCGGAAGCTGGAGGTGCGGCTCGGCGGGCCGCGGGCCGGGCGGCGTCCGTACCAGGTGCCGGCCGCCAGCCATGTCGACTCGCTGTCCGTGGACGAGACGGGACGCGCGAGCGCCGTCGCGGTACGCGGCAGTCTGTACTGGCTCACCCACCGCGACGGACCGGCCCGCACGATCAGCGACACACCGGGGGTCCGGATCCGGCAGCCCGAGATGCTCGGCAGCATGGGCCAGGTCGCGTACGTCACGGACGCGGACGGTGTGGACGCGATCGAGATCGCCTACCTGCCGCGCGCCAGTGGACCCCGGGAGCCGCGCCGGCTGGCCTCCGGGCAGATCGGCCGGGTCCAGGAGTTGACCTCCGACCCGGACGGCGAACGGCTCGCGATCGCGACGAACGACGGCCGCCTGCTCCTCCTGGAGACCGCCGAAGAGTCCACCGGCGAACCGACCGAACTGATCCGCTCCATCAACGGCCCCGTCCGCGATCTGGCGTTCTCGCCGGACGGCGCCTGGCTGACCTGGTCCCACCCCGGGATCGGCCGCTCGCTGCGGCAGATCAAACTGGCCCGGATCATGGGACCCGGCGCGCCGGTGATCGTCGATGTCACCAACGGCCGCTTCGAGGACGAGAACCCGGTGTTCACGGGCGACGGCCGGTACCTCGCGTTCCTCTCCTGGCGCGGCTTCGACCCGGTGTACGACGTCCACACCGGCGACCTCTCCTTCCCGCTCGGCTGCCGCCCGTACCTGGTGCCGCTCTCCTCGGCCACCCCGTCCCCGTTCGCTCTCTCACCGGAAGGGCGCCCGGCGGCCGGCGGCCTCGACCCGGTCGACGCTCCGGAAGCGACCCCGGTCGAAGGGGCCACGGTCACCGTCGAGTTCGAGGGGCTGGAGAACCGGGTGACACCGTTCCCGGTCACCGCGTCGAAGTACTCGGCGCTCCATCCGGTCAGCGGCGGCGGGCTCGTCTGGCTGCGCTGGCCGATCTCCGGCGCGCTCGGCGAGACGTTCGTCAACCCGGCCGACACCTCGGGCCGCCCCACCCTCGAACACTTCAACATCACCAAGGCCAGAAAGACCGAACTCGTCGGCCATCTCGACTGGTTCGCCGTCAGCGGCGACGCGACACGGCTCGTCGTCATGGACGACGGCGAACTGCGGGCCGTACCGGCCACCGAGGCCGGCGACAGCGACTCGACGGTCTACCTCGACCTGCGGCGGATCCTGCACGACGTCGACCCGCCGGCGGAATGGCGGCAGGCGTACGGAGAGGCGGGGCGCATCATCCGCGCCTACTTCTGGGAGCCGGACATGTGCGGCATCGACTGGGAAGGCGTGCTCGACCAGTACCGGCCGCTGGTCGAACGGGTGGCGACGCCGGACGAGTTCGCCGACCTGCTGCGCGAGGTGCTCGGCGAACTGGGCACCTCGCACGCGTACGTGGCACCCGCCCGCCGCAACGAGGGCCCGCCGCACTACCAGCGGCCGATCGGGCTGCTCGGCGCGAACCTGGTGTGCCGGGACGGAGCCTGGGTGGTCCGGCGGATCCTGCCCGGCGACTCCTCGGACTCCAAGGCCCGTTCACCGCTCGCCGGTACCGGCATCCGGGAGGGCGCGATCCTCACCCATGTCGACGGTCGCCCGGTGGACCCCGTCGCAGGCCCCTACCCCCTCCTCTCCGCGGCGGGCGGCACCACGGTCGAACTCACCTTCCAGCCCGCCGAGGGCGAGGGCCCCGCGCGCCGCGTCGCGATCGTGCCCCTGATCGACGAGCGGCCGCTGCGCTACCAGGACTGGGTGGCCAAACGCCGCGAAGTCGTGCGCGAGCTGAGCGGCGGCAAGTGTGGCTACCTGCACATCCCCGACATGGGCGGCTCGGGCTGGGCCCAGTTCAACCGGGACCTGCGCCTGGAGGTCTCCCGCCCGGCCCTGATCGTCGACGTACGCGGCAACGCGGGCGGCCACATCAGCGAGCTGGTGGTCGAGAAACTGACCCGCACGATCCTCGGCTGGGACCTGACCCGCAACGCCCAGCCGGTCTCGTACGCCTCCAACGCCCCCCGGGGCCCGGTGGTGGCCCTCGCCGACGAGGCGACATCCTCCGACGGCGACATGATCACCGCCGCGTTCCGCCTGCTGGAGCTGGGGCCGGTCGTGGGTCAGCGGACGTGGGGCGGCGTGGTCGGCATGACCGGCCGGCACCGGCTGATCGACGGCACGGTGATCACGGTGCCGATGAATGCGGCCTGGTTCGACGAGTACGGCTGGTCGGTGGAGAACCGGGGCGTCGAACCGGACCTGGAGGCCCTGCGCACCCCGCTGGACTGGGCGGAGGGCCGCCACGCGGTGCTGGACGACGCGGTGCAAGTGGCCCTGGACCTCCTGAAGACCCAGCCGGCCGCCACCCCGCCCACGTACGAAACAGTCCCGGACCGGGCACGCCCGCCCCTGCCCCCGAGGTAA
- a CDS encoding MMPL family transporter: MATFLYKLGRFAFRRRRYVALVWVALLALAGFGAASASTATSSSFSIPGTEAQKAFDLLEQRFPAASADGATARVVFKAPDGEKMTDPANKAEVRKVADELKSGSDQIASVTDPYTGKAVSKDGSTAYVSVSYKVSSMELTDATRDDLQDTGKAAQQSGLTVEIGGDALQVMPETGATEIIGVAIAAVVLVITFGSLIAAGLPLLTALIGVGIGVSTITALANVLDLGSTTSTLAMMIGLAVGIDYALFIVSRYRAELAEGREREEAAGRAVGTAGSAVVFAGLTVVIALVGLAVVNIPMLSKMGFAAAGTVAIAVLIALTLVPAMMGFAGKRVMGRKARKAAEAEIKTEPKPNMGTRWARFVLRKPVWVLLVGVIGLGTIAVPAASLEMGLPDDGSQPTSTTQRRAYDLLSDGFGPGFNGPLMVVVDTANSSDGRTAVNRVTDEISGIPHVVAVSPATFNKAGDTAMITVVPKDRPSSAETENVVHAIRDAGTDIKSDTGAEVLVTGSTAMNIDFSQKMNDALLPYLALVVGLAFLLLMVVFRSVLVPLKAALGFLLSVVAALGAVVAVFQWGWLGSLFGVEQTGPIMSMMPIFMVGVVFGLAMDYEVFLVTRMREAYVHGEKPPQAIVTGFRHGARVVTAAAVIMMAVFAGFIGSSESMIKMIGFSLAIAVFFDAFVVRMAIVPAVLALLGKRAWWLPRWLDRLLPNVDVEGERLRKQLGETPSDGEGHGDAQGERELTRV, encoded by the coding sequence GTGGCCACATTCCTCTACAAACTCGGACGGTTCGCCTTCCGGCGCCGCCGCTATGTCGCCCTCGTCTGGGTGGCGCTGCTGGCGCTCGCCGGATTCGGCGCGGCCTCCGCGTCCACTGCCACCTCCAGCTCCTTCTCCATTCCGGGTACGGAGGCACAGAAGGCCTTCGACCTGCTGGAACAGCGCTTCCCCGCCGCCAGCGCCGACGGCGCGACCGCACGGGTCGTCTTCAAGGCGCCCGACGGCGAGAAGATGACGGACCCGGCCAACAAGGCCGAGGTGCGCAAGGTCGCGGACGAGCTGAAGTCCGGCTCGGACCAGATCGCCTCGGTGACCGACCCGTACACGGGCAAGGCCGTCAGCAAGGACGGTTCCACCGCGTACGTCTCCGTCTCCTACAAGGTCAGCTCGATGGAGCTGACCGACGCGACACGGGACGACCTCCAGGACACGGGCAAGGCGGCGCAGCAGAGCGGGCTCACCGTGGAGATCGGCGGTGACGCGCTCCAGGTGATGCCGGAGACCGGTGCCACCGAGATCATCGGTGTGGCGATCGCGGCGGTCGTGCTGGTCATCACCTTCGGGTCGCTGATCGCGGCCGGGCTGCCGCTGCTGACCGCGCTCATCGGCGTCGGCATCGGCGTCTCGACGATCACGGCGCTGGCGAACGTGCTCGACCTGGGCTCCACCACCTCCACCCTCGCGATGATGATCGGCCTCGCGGTCGGCATCGACTACGCGCTCTTCATCGTCTCCCGCTACCGCGCCGAGCTGGCCGAGGGCCGCGAGCGCGAGGAAGCGGCGGGGCGGGCGGTCGGTACGGCCGGTTCCGCGGTCGTCTTCGCCGGTCTCACCGTGGTCATCGCCCTGGTCGGCCTGGCTGTCGTCAACATCCCGATGCTGTCGAAGATGGGCTTCGCCGCGGCCGGTACGGTCGCCATCGCCGTCCTGATCGCGCTGACCCTGGTCCCGGCGATGATGGGCTTCGCGGGCAAGCGGGTGATGGGACGCAAGGCACGCAAGGCCGCCGAGGCGGAGATCAAGACGGAGCCGAAGCCGAACATGGGCACCCGGTGGGCGCGGTTCGTGCTGCGCAAGCCGGTGTGGGTGCTGTTGGTCGGAGTCATCGGCCTCGGGACCATCGCCGTGCCGGCCGCCTCCCTGGAGATGGGCCTGCCCGACGACGGCTCCCAGCCCACCAGCACCACTCAGCGCCGCGCCTACGACCTGCTCTCCGACGGCTTCGGCCCCGGCTTCAACGGTCCCCTGATGGTCGTCGTGGACACGGCGAACAGCTCGGACGGCAGGACCGCGGTCAACCGCGTCACCGACGAAATCTCCGGTATCCCGCACGTCGTCGCCGTCTCCCCGGCCACCTTCAACAAGGCCGGCGACACCGCGATGATCACCGTCGTCCCCAAGGACCGGCCGAGCTCCGCCGAGACGGAGAACGTGGTCCACGCGATCCGTGACGCGGGCACGGACATCAAGTCCGACACCGGCGCCGAGGTCCTGGTCACCGGTTCCACGGCGATGAACATCGACTTCTCGCAGAAGATGAACGACGCGCTGCTGCCGTATCTGGCGCTCGTCGTCGGTCTGGCGTTCCTGCTCCTGATGGTGGTCTTCCGGTCGGTGCTGGTGCCGCTGAAGGCGGCCCTCGGCTTCCTGCTCTCGGTCGTCGCTGCCCTGGGTGCGGTCGTCGCGGTCTTCCAGTGGGGCTGGCTCGGCTCGCTCTTCGGTGTCGAACAGACCGGCCCGATCATGTCCATGATGCCGATCTTCATGGTGGGTGTCGTCTTCGGCCTCGCCATGGACTACGAGGTCTTCCTCGTCACCCGGATGCGCGAGGCGTACGTCCACGGGGAGAAGCCCCCGCAGGCGATCGTCACCGGCTTCCGGCACGGCGCCCGCGTCGTCACCGCCGCGGCCGTGATCATGATGGCGGTCTTCGCCGGGTTCATCGGATCCAGCGAGTCGATGATCAAGATGATCGGCTTCTCGCTCGCCATCGCGGTCTTCTTCGACGCGTTCGTCGTCCGGATGGCGATCGTGCCTGCGGTCCTCGCCCTGCTCGGCAAGCGCGCCTGGTGGCTGCCGCGCTGGCTGGACCGGCTGCTGCCCAACGTCGACGTGGAGGGTGAGAGGCTGCGCAAGCAGCTCGGCGAGACGCCGTCCGACGGCGAGGGCCACGGTGACGCCCAGGGTGAGCGCGAGCTGACCCGGGTCTGA
- a CDS encoding TetR/AcrR family transcriptional regulator, whose amino-acid sequence MARTRLTPERESEMYAAVLDLLREVGYDALTMDAVAARTRSSKATLYRQWGSKAELAVKALRHNKPGGLAEIDTGSLRGDFHAALGRADDCQMEKDSALMRGLMHAVHENPDLHQALRELLIEPEMTGLDTLLRRAVGRGELRPDNPALKYVPHMLIGAFAARQLVEDRAVDRAFLIDYVDSVILPALGV is encoded by the coding sequence ATGGCACGCACCAGGCTCACGCCGGAGCGCGAGAGCGAGATGTACGCCGCGGTGCTCGACCTGTTGCGCGAGGTCGGCTACGACGCCCTGACCATGGATGCCGTCGCCGCCCGCACCCGTTCCAGCAAGGCCACCCTCTACCGCCAGTGGGGGAGCAAGGCGGAGCTGGCCGTCAAGGCGCTGCGGCACAACAAGCCGGGCGGCCTTGCCGAGATCGACACCGGCTCGCTGCGCGGCGACTTCCACGCCGCCCTCGGCCGTGCCGACGACTGCCAGATGGAGAAGGACTCCGCGCTGATGCGGGGCCTGATGCATGCCGTCCACGAGAATCCCGATCTCCACCAGGCCCTGCGCGAGCTGCTCATCGAGCCGGAGATGACCGGCCTCGACACGCTGCTCCGCCGAGCGGTGGGCCGGGGTGAGCTGCGTCCGGACAACCCGGCGCTGAAATATGTACCGCACATGCTGATCGGCGCCTTCGCCGCTCGGCAGCTGGTCGAGGACCGCGCCGTCGACCGGGCGTTTCTCATCGACTATGTCGACTCCGTGATCCTCCCCGCTCTCGGCGTCTGA
- a CDS encoding energy-coupling factor ABC transporter ATP-binding protein: MSMSPTPPASLEVSGLAYAYPDGHQALFGVDLTVARGERVALLGPNGAGKTTLVLHLNGILDAGAGTVRVAGLPVEKRNLAEIRRRVGIVFQDPDDQLFMPTVREDVAFGPAASGLRGAELEERVVEALKQVGMEGYADRPPHHLSFGQRRRVAVATVLAMRPEILVLDEPSSNLDPASRRELADILRSLDVTVLMVTHDLPYALELCPRAVILSDGVIAADDRTHDLLCDEELMRAHRLELPFGFDPRSVTMGA; this comes from the coding sequence ATGAGCATGTCACCGACGCCCCCCGCCTCCCTCGAGGTCAGCGGCCTCGCCTACGCCTACCCCGACGGCCACCAGGCGCTCTTCGGCGTCGATCTGACCGTCGCCCGCGGCGAGCGCGTCGCCCTGCTCGGCCCGAACGGCGCCGGCAAGACCACCCTCGTCCTCCACCTCAACGGCATCCTCGACGCGGGCGCGGGCACCGTCCGGGTCGCCGGTCTCCCGGTGGAGAAGCGCAACCTCGCCGAGATCCGCCGCCGCGTCGGCATCGTCTTCCAGGACCCCGACGACCAGCTCTTCATGCCGACCGTCCGGGAGGACGTCGCTTTCGGGCCCGCCGCCTCAGGGCTGCGCGGCGCCGAGCTGGAGGAGCGGGTCGTCGAGGCTCTGAAGCAGGTCGGCATGGAGGGGTACGCGGACCGGCCCCCGCATCACCTCTCCTTCGGCCAGCGCCGCCGGGTCGCCGTCGCCACCGTGCTCGCGATGCGGCCGGAGATCCTCGTCCTGGACGAGCCGTCGTCCAACCTGGACCCCGCGTCGAGGCGTGAACTCGCCGACATCCTGCGGTCGCTGGACGTCACCGTGCTGATGGTCACGCATGACCTGCCGTATGCCCTGGAGCTCTGCCCGCGCGCCGTCATCCTCAGCGACGGTGTCATCGCCGCCGACGACCGTACGCATGACCTGCTGTGCGACGAGGAGCTGATGCGCGCCCACCGTCTGGAGCTGCCGTTCGGATTCGACCCCCGCTCCGTGACCATGGGCGCGTGA
- a CDS encoding energy-coupling factor ABC transporter permease has translation MHVPDGFINAPVSAAAGVVAAGAVAVSLRGARRELDERTAPLAGLVAAFIFAVQMLNFPVAAGTSGHLLGGALAAILVGPYTGVLCISVVLLMQGILFADGGLTALGVNVLDMGITTTVVAYALFRGLVGVLPRTRRSMTVASFVAALVSVPAAAVVFTLIYWIGGTTDIAIGKVFTAMVGVHVLIGIGEALITALTVGAVIAVRPDLVHGARGLTAPLKLRVGGELVDAPARETAPVAGRSTRKVWATGLVTALVLAGFVSFYASASPDGLEKVAADQGIDEKTEPHASKDSPLADYGVRDISDARISGGLAGVIGVGATVVAGSGVFWAVRRRRTPDALDARTRETV, from the coding sequence ATGCATGTACCCGACGGATTCATCAACGCACCCGTCTCCGCCGCCGCCGGTGTCGTCGCCGCGGGTGCCGTTGCGGTCAGTCTGCGGGGTGCCCGCCGCGAGCTCGATGAGCGCACCGCGCCGCTCGCGGGTCTTGTCGCCGCCTTCATCTTCGCCGTGCAGATGCTGAACTTCCCGGTGGCCGCAGGTACCAGCGGCCATCTCCTGGGCGGAGCGCTGGCCGCGATCCTGGTCGGTCCTTATACCGGGGTGCTCTGCATATCCGTCGTCCTGCTCATGCAGGGCATCCTCTTCGCGGACGGCGGGCTCACCGCGCTGGGCGTCAACGTCCTCGACATGGGCATCACGACCACCGTCGTCGCGTACGCCCTCTTCCGCGGACTGGTCGGTGTGCTGCCGCGGACCCGTCGCTCCATGACGGTCGCGTCGTTCGTCGCCGCGCTGGTGTCCGTACCGGCCGCGGCGGTCGTCTTCACGCTGATCTACTGGATCGGCGGTACCACCGACATCGCGATCGGCAAGGTCTTCACCGCCATGGTCGGCGTACACGTCCTGATCGGGATCGGTGAGGCCCTGATCACGGCGCTGACCGTCGGCGCCGTGATCGCCGTCCGCCCCGACCTGGTGCACGGCGCCCGGGGACTGACCGCACCGCTCAAGCTCCGGGTCGGCGGCGAACTCGTCGACGCGCCGGCACGCGAGACCGCCCCCGTCGCCGGCCGGTCGACGCGCAAGGTCTGGGCCACCGGCCTGGTCACCGCCCTCGTCCTCGCGGGCTTCGTCTCCTTCTACGCCTCGGCCAGCCCGGACGGCCTGGAGAAGGTCGCCGCCGACCAGGGCATCGACGAGAAGACCGAGCCGCATGCGTCCAAGGACTCCCCGCTCGCCGACTACGGCGTCCGGGACATCTCCGACGCCCGGATCTCCGGCGGCCTCGCCGGAGTGATCGGGGTCGGCGCCACGGTCGTGGCCGGCAGCGGGGTCTTCTGGGCCGTGCGCCGCCGCCGTACGCCGGACGCACTCGACGCGCGCACCCGGGAAACCGTCTGA
- a CDS encoding SsgA family sporulation/cell division regulator translates to MSPVIEEHTEARLITEATDTFTVPVDLRYDAGSDPRTVHVAFPGGTDWAFGRDLLEGGMRSPARSGAIRIWPLGRAQLVVEKHSTDGVEVVQFDNASMIRFLHRIHDETSPEAAQAVTARA, encoded by the coding sequence ATGTCCCCCGTGATCGAAGAGCACACCGAAGCCCGGCTCATCACCGAGGCCACCGACACCTTCACAGTCCCCGTCGACCTGCGGTACGACGCCGGCTCCGACCCGCGAACCGTCCATGTCGCCTTCCCCGGCGGCACCGACTGGGCCTTCGGCCGCGATCTGCTGGAAGGCGGGATGCGCTCCCCGGCAAGGAGCGGCGCCATCCGGATATGGCCGTTGGGCCGGGCACAGCTGGTGGTGGAGAAGCACTCGACGGACGGTGTCGAGGTGGTCCAGTTCGACAACGCGTCGATGATCCGCTTCCTGCACCGCATCCACGACGAGACCAGTCCCGAGGCCGCGCAGGCGGTGACGGCCCGGGCGTGA